The Belonocnema kinseyi isolate 2016_QV_RU_SX_M_011 chromosome 1, B_treatae_v1, whole genome shotgun sequence genomic interval TATTTCCTAATTTTCCAATCTTCCTTAATCATATCACTGCCTTTTTCCGCAATCATAATAGTCGCCGCAACTGGATTCCCTCTGACAACAGCTGGCATATTCGAAGCATCAATAACTCTAATTCCTTTTACTCCATAAACCCTTAATCTTGGATCAACAACAGCCCCCGAATCCCTAGTTCCCATTTTACAGGTCCCAACATAATGGGATGTTAAAGCAGCGTATTCCACCACAATACATTTAAAGTATTCATCACTCCCGAATTTGAACTGCTTGCAAGGTGATTTTGGTACTTTATTAAGCTGATACCCACtatctttaaaagttttagtaTCTGCAAGTTTCAAAACAACGCGAATACCTTCAACCAAAGTGTCTATGTCAGATTGTGCTGTAAAATTTCCAGGGAAAATCAACGGATTGCCAAAAACTGGATCGGTTTCATTAAGTTCAATATGCCCTCTAATTTTTGGTGTAAGCAGAAACACGGATACACTAAAACTATCATAATAAACAGAGGGTTGATAGGATAATTCATTCGGATTGAATTGCAATTGAATATCAGGAGCATTCTCATTGTCTTcgaattttgtttttacaaaagcCATAACAGCACCAATACCTCTTGTAGAATCTGGACCGTCATGTGTTTTTAAATAACGGAAAACATCCTCTTTCATATTCTCCAAATTTGTCAAAGTCGAGTAGCTTTTATTTGTGAAGGAAAAATCAAGCTTTCCAATTTTTATGTGGTTATGCATATTCCGTCCAACTGGCAAATCTTGAATTACTTTAATGTTACGTTTTTCCAGAATTTCCTTTGGTCCGATTCCAGACAGCATGAGTAGTTTTGGTGACTCAATCGTACCTGCcgaaagaataatttcttttttggcaTAAGCAATTTTAGATTTTCCTTTATGTGTATATTTCACACCGAGAGCTTTTTTTGCTTTTGGGTCAATTATCACGCTTGTTGCATGAGcttcagttttaataaaaagattttttctctgGTTCCTGATTGTTCGAATGAAACCGGCATTTGTGCTTACACGAACTCCATTTTTTATGGTCCATTGAATGTTAGAAACACCTAATTGTGTTTCACCATTTGGGTCTGTTAGTTTGTATCCTAATTCCTCAAAAGCTTCCATTGCTATTTTTGTGTTTACATCTGTGTAGGGATATTTTTGGACACTTTGGTATCCTCCAGTCGCATGATATCCtggattttcatttattatctGAAGATTACAAAACAGATTCAAGTGAACATTTCAACTTAAATATGAGTACAAAATGCTTTTTAAGGTTCTTACATCTTTGTCGCCATTGTCTTCTGATTTTTTGAAGTAAGGCAATACTTGGGTGAAATTCCAGCCAATGTTCCCCAGTTTGGCCCAATTGTCGAAATCGACTCGATTTCCTCTCATGTATACCATTCCATGAACTGAACTTGAACCACCCATCAcctataaatttattacaaaatattttttcgtgcattttatattttattttaaaaaatgacaaaataaactTAACTTTCCCCTAACAAATGAACAGGATTTTGTTTTGCAGGAGTTGATGTCTGGCTGCACTTTATAGGTGTACATGATATTACTTCCAGAAAGGAGGCCACCTAAAGCTGGCACTTCAACCACTCTTGGTTCCTCTACACCATCTTCCAATAAAAGTACCTAAGATAATGGGAAatcatattaaaatgaaaaattagtattttcggaTGCTTAGATGGTTATTCTATTTGCGACATAACATACATTCCACCTGTTGATTTCGGTTAATCGATTTGCAACAACACATCCGGCTGAACCAGCACCAAcaattataaaatcatatttctttggTTCAGCTTCTAGATTAGAATTGTTGTCTCttgatgatgaaaataaattaacaataaaagcTAAGAAGAGAATTTGAGCGGGTGAACAGGCCGAACTGCTTGGATTTGAAGCAcatttttcagaaagatttgcTGGTACCCACGtcataatctgaaaaaatttgaattggaagAGAGTGGGGTATGGTAccggaatttaaataaatttgtactatagtttataattgaaatatgattttgatGTCTTTACATTTTTCTCCGAAACTTATATTATCAGGTTACATATGTCATtactaaaaacctttttttaactacgtcattatatgatatttaattaACTCGTTAGTCTTTTATTTCGGTCAGCGTACCCCACACCATGGGACATGGTGTTTGTCATATTACTGCCGGATATTTGAAGAATGTGAAAGctttgtagaataaaaagtgCACAATATTATAATTCTTGAGAGAACAGtccaagtccgataactttccaacttcgggactgtaggggcggaaaatacCAGGAATTTCGGACTTACcagatgccccctctagtagcacgatattatgtgcgcgcatgcgtaaatcatgggcgcaaatcatgaggAAAATAGCACatgtagtgggagaaccacaattagtgtgcgtgccgtacgtgagATGACGTTTTAAGGCGAGTATACACTTATCGGATGGTAAGTTATTGGACTTGTACTGTataatgtaatgaaaaaaatcacTCGAGACATGATAGTTGTTATGTCCTTGAAAATAtctcatacagtctgtcaagttaaagcgtgggtggctttactcgcagtgggtaaggtgtatcgacatgattttggtgtcaaaatattaagaagagctccctctttcaNNNNNNNNNNNNNNNNNNNNNNNNNNNNNNNNNNNNNNNNNNNNNNNNNNNNNNNNNNNNNNNNNNNNNNNNNNNNNNNNNNNNNNNNNNNNNNNNNNNNgagggagctcttcttaatattttgacaccaaaatcatgtcgatacaccttaccgactgcgagtaaagccacccacgctttaacttgacagactgtaccttcTAGAAAATTCTATTAAGCGTTTAAATATCTACAATTGCCTTAAATAGATATCTTGTTTCCTGACAGATATTAAAGACGCGAAAATTCGAAACAGgtattgataaataatatttaaatttctatttattgaGTTATTGTGCTACCATTATAATtaggaccaccctaatatacaaaGATAATTGTTTGAAGCGTgcttgaaataagaaattataattaagaaaggAACTCACTTCAtaagaaaaagatttaatatttttaggttataaCCTCAAATTTTACATGCTGCTCTCTTTTAAGGGAATAAAAGATGAAATTGCGCGGTTGAGTAAAGAAAAtccttttaagtattttttaatagaagctTTTAATTAGGAATGGGAGTACATTTTATAGCCTTTATAATGACAATtctttatatttgtaggttataaTCACGAATTTCACATGATAGTTTCTTCCAAAGGAGTAAAACGTGAACTTGGTACTTACCATGCTATTATgattaaatataactttaaatcACGTGTTACTACACgaagaatatttttgtattaaattgtaCTTAACTTAGTTCGGCAAACGGAGGGTATtacggcattttattaaaatttcacattcagtCATGTTaaatgaaatagggtaatatttgatatgaaaatatcaattattgatataaatgtattataatttaattcgccattcagtaagaaataatacaattagataataaagattacctgaaagttaggtaaaatgagatgtcaattacctaccagttaggtaaaatgattcgaatgttagttacagtttcaatcaaagagacCAAAGTCTACCGCTCTATGTGTGAATTCTATATaccagtcatgtaaaatttcgtgcgtcagcaaaaaaacgaattcttgcTAGAACCAGATTCTGCGGAAGGTCATCCTACTTACTACATACATCCTTACAACATTtatcttaaataattacattaaattacaatacattacataaAATATAGTAGCacgcttttaatgatattaacgctattaaaaatcgaaaacgctgtgacgggtttcgaaccacctactCTAAGTTTAACGCGTTCGATCGCTAACAACTAGACCTCACACTTAAATTAACacttaaaatgtcgaaaaaaaatctCTGCAACAAGGTTAAAGCACGAGTACGTCAGGGCCGTCCAAAAAATATCTGGTCCctgtttatcaaaatttcttattttaatattttattaataaaagggcttataaatttataagaagttaataaaaacattagataattttattataaaaaatgttgtaacctgaaaacattaaattatttaattttcaatattttaaatttgtgaaaattgggacattaaaaacttacaaattaaatgtatataaagtctattaaattggattaggttataatttaatgaataaaatcaaacatgtttaaataatccatttattttaatattttctgaagtcctaCAATATTAACCGAAACTTGAATATGTTAAAGTTTCTACAGAGGAAATGGCTTTAAATTTCAGCCCTGAGAATGTTGACATCCCTAGCGATTCTCATTCTACCATACTGTTGTGTAATTTCTctcataataaaagtaaaaatttccaaaaaaattctgcGATCTATACTTTCTTTCAAGTAAATCTTTAATATCACACGAAAACAAACtttatatcattcatttaataaaaattcacattGCTTCGCGTTATGTTATGATATACTGGTGTGAAAATAATACAGTCGTTTTACGAATtattacatatcagaattttcacCTTTGGCCTTGATATTTTAcataactcttttgtaatatttatagttctgttttgcattcaatcctaaaataattgtaaactttatcaAAATGCAGTAATGTACTCCATTTACCGAACTAATTGGgtagattttattcaaaaaattttatccgtgtaaataaaacttatctactaggcagtctgataagtccctgaaaaatgaaacacggagacgtttttttggtcaaaatcggttttatttttcaacatactctccttttaggtcgatacaNNNNNNNNNNNNNNNNNNNNNNNNNNNNNNNNNNNNNNNNNNNNNNNNNNNNNNNNNNNNNNNNNNNNNNNNNNNNNNNNNNNNNNNNNNNNNNNNNNNNtttcatgcaattttgcttgtgcaactaagcatgaatgaacaggcgcattgtcgtgatgataaagcggttttctcttcttcaaatgcggtcgtttttcggcgaattcggttttcaatcggtccaataatgatgaatagtatgctccggctatggttttacctttttcaagatagtccacgaatattatgcaatctgcatcccaaaatacggaggccataacctttccgacccattgttgcgtttttgaacgtttcggagcactttggcccggtggaacccactgttttgcctgttgcgttgactcaggctggtaagttgtcacacgaattcgtttttggtccactgtgagcaaacgcggcacccatcgcgcgcagagcttcttcatgcccaaaactgaatgcacgatattgcccacacgttccaatgatatgcctacagcattagctacctctctcaatttcactttgggatcattcaacatcatatcatggattgtttcgacattttctggtgtagtgacctctttttggcgcccagatcgttcagcatcaactgtgctcatacggccacaacgaaactcggtaaaccacttatgaatcgttccaatcgacggtgcagtgtccgggtaatacttatccagcttggccttggtctcggatatcgttttcttgcgaagatagtagtgtttgatcaaaactcgaaactcaggtttttccatattaaaaaaaaactcggaggttagtcgcttctcaatgctgtaacttgtaaatgcgtaaacataaatgactgaaattttgacaggcgtcatttgaaggatcaagctcgacgaaaatggttcacattagtgaatactaatgccatctcttagaattttcaggtacttatcagactgcctagtatctacTTCCCGTATGTCATGTtgcaagattttattaattttaatatatgagCCTCCCACGTTCAAAATGGGACACGCTCGAACTGCCTTGCTTTCAGTTGGCCTCATGTTTATTCtcgttcttgaatttttcaagtcggattttcaattttttgaagcatatcttaattcaaagaaattgaaaatctgacttgaaaaaatcaagaacgagaataactAAGAGGCCAACTGAAAACAAGGCATTTCGAGCAGGTCCCGTTCTGATCGCGGGAGGCTCATTTGTAAAACGTTGGTAAAAAGAACTAATAGTACCAGAAGTTTAAAGTAATACTTAACCTATTAGAACTGGACTGAAGTTTCAGACAGCATATCGATGGGTCCTACCGGTAGGTATCCGTTAGAACTAAGGCGCAATTGAACTAAAGCtcatttgaactaaaacagttgaataacgcttaatattttggcctgtagaaaaagagaagatagaaGAGATGTTAGTCACTTTAAATGGTAAAGTTAAATTCAATTCGTGGCATTATGTGGCGCGGCATGTTGAATCCTTgttgatgaaatttaaattttgtgataggcagtgaaaatagaaaattagcgAACTTGTGCTCAtcagtcatattattatttttgaaaatacttaaataataaattgtcaagggtaagtaacaataaaagtttaaataatgtaattagttaatatgaaaaataattgaaaaatgtattaaaattttaagcatttcaaataatACTTTTTCGAACCTTTGGATTTTATAACTATTATGAAAACGTGATAATTATAAATGCTTTCtgattaaaaacttcaaaaatctcaGACTTAAAGCTtgaagcgctaaaaattaaagtcttattaatgaatcaatcattctggtctcgaaatagttttgaggttagattcagaaaaataatttttcgcgcaaacaactctctttcattaactattcttttattataatttttatgagcgcaaattattaatattttcactcggtgtgaaatttcttttatttttctgaaacatttacaatatctaatatttaaattctttcaacaaatttttttattattattcaaatcttttgcaagctttaaaatctctgaaatagtttaattgaaatcctctacaatatttttcaaataatttaaagctttatcaaatcatttaa includes:
- the LOC117169248 gene encoding glucose dehydrogenase [FAD, quinone]-like translates to MTWVPANLSEKCASNPSSSACSPAQILFLAFIVNLFSSSRDNNSNLEAEPKKYDFIIVGAGSAGCVVANRLTEINRWNVLLLEDGVEEPRVVEVPALGGLLSGSNIMYTYKVQPDINSCKTKSCSFVRGKVMGGSSSVHGMVYMRGNRVDFDNWAKLGNIGWNFTQVLPYFKKSEDNGDKDIINENPGYHATGGYQSVQKYPYTDVNTKIAMEAFEELGYKLTDPNGETQLGVSNIQWTIKNGVRVSTNAGFIRTIRNQRKNLFIKTEAHATSVIIDPKAKKALGVKYTHKGKSKIAYAKKEIILSAGTIESPKLLMLSGIGPKEILEKRNIKVIQDLPVGRNMHNHIKIGKLDFSFTNKSYSTLTNLENMKEDVFRYLKTHDGPDSTRGIGAVMAFVKTKFEDNENAPDIQLQFNPNELSYQPSVYYDSFSVSVFLLTPKIRGHIELNETDPVFGNPLIFPGNFTAQSDIDTLVEGIRVVLKLADTKTFKDSGYQLNKVPKSPCKQFKFGSDEYFKCIVVEYAALTSHYVGTCKMGTRDSGAVVDPRLRVYGVKGIRVIDASNMPAVVRGNPVAATIMIAEKGSDMIKEDWKIRK